One genomic window of Gossypium hirsutum isolate 1008001.06 chromosome D11, Gossypium_hirsutum_v2.1, whole genome shotgun sequence includes the following:
- the LOC107911490 gene encoding probable inactive receptor kinase At5g10020 isoform X2 has protein sequence MNLSISFAFSSYLLLLLLFSGVASASGFDPSELRSLLEFKKGIKTDPFDKVLSVWDPDSRPDPTSWTGVTRDPNSGSIVSLNLDRLGLVGDLKFHTLTPLKNLQNLSLSGNAFTGRVAPALGSITSLQHLDLSNNQFIGTIPGRITDLYGLNYLNLSGNKFDGGLPAGFRDLQQLRVLDLHNNALRGDIGQLFTELRNVEHVDLSYNAFYGGLSVAVENVSSLANTARFVNLSHNQLNGGFFKEEAIGLFKNLQVLDLGDNLIAGSLPSFGSLPGLRVLRLGTNQLFGPVPVELLEGSVPLEELDLSRNGFTGSVRVINSTTLKVLNLSSNQLSGDLPSSLRSCEIVDLSGNTISGDISVMENWEASLVVLNLSSNKLSGSLSNLSHFEDLNTLNLRNNSLTGALPPLLVTSPRLSVVELSFNQLTGPIPGSFFTSTILKSLNLSGNHLSGVIPLQGSRVNELLVMSSYPQMESLDLSYNSLTGGLPSEIGNRLLIFPHGMPSANSAQVQPPDHAGHHNSKSNVRVSIIVASVVAAVMIVFVLLAYHRAQVKEFRGRSGFSETTTAGDAKLGRFSRPSVFKFHSNVQTPQTSLSFSNDHLLTSKSRSLSGRQEFVAEIVEHDAPERATTSSAYVNTNLLDNEPTTSGRKSSPGSPLPSSPHFIESCEQPAILDVYSPDRLVGELFFLDTSLKFTIEELSRAPAEVLGRGSHGTLYKATLCDGHMLTVKWLRVGLVKNKKEFAKEVKKIGSVRQPNFVPVRAYYWGPREQERLLLADYIDCDSLALHLYETTPRRYSPLSFSQRLKIGVEVARCLLYLHDRGLAHGNLKPTNILLTDSNYHVCITDYCLHRLMTPTGTAEQILNLGALGYRAPELALASKPVPSLKADVYAFGVILMELLTRRSAGDIISGQSGAVDLTDWVKLCDEEGRGMDCIDRDIAGGEEHTKAMDELLAISLKCILPVNERPNIRQVFEDLCSISV, from the exons ATGAATCTCTCTATTTCTTTCGCTTTCTCTTCTTATCTTCTTTTGTTACTGTTGTTTTCGGGAGTAGCCTCTGCATCTGGCTTCGACCCGTCGGAGCTCCGATCTTTACTCGAGTTCAAAAAAGGCATCAAAACCGATCCCTTTGATAAGGTACTCTCCGTATGGGATCCGGATTCCCGACCCGACCCTACTTCATGGACCGGCGTCACCCGCGACCCCAATTCTGGTTCTATCGTTTCCCTCAACTTAGATCGTCTCGGCCTTGTCGGAGACCTCAAGTTCCACACTCTCACTCCCCTCAAGAACCTCCAAAACCTCTCCTTGTCAGGTAACGCTTTCACGGGTCGGGTCGCACCCGCATTGGGGTCGATAACCTCTCTGCAACATTTGGATCTGTCCAATAATCAGTTCATCGGCACGATCCCTGGACGGATCACGGACCTTTACGggttaaattacttgaatttgTCGGGTAACAAGTTCGACGGTGGGTTACCGGCTGGGTTCCGAGATTTACAGCAATTAAGAGTGTTAGATTTACACAACAATGCGCTTCGAGGCGATATAGGCCAGTTATTCACTGAGTTAAGGAATGTTGAACACGTTGATTTAAGTTATAACGCGTTTTATGGGGGCCTGTCTGTGGCAGTTGAAAATGTGTCTAGTTTGGCCAATACAGCGCGCTTTGTGAACTTGAGTCACAATCAGTTGAATGGTGGGTTTTTCAAAGAGGAAGCGATTGGGTTGTTTAAGAATTTGCAAGTTTTGGATTTGGGTGATAATTTGATTGCTGGGTCGTTGCCAAGTTTCGGGTCGTTGCCGGGTTTACGGGTTTTGAGGTTGGGAACAAATCAGCTCTTCGGCCCGGTGCCAGTGGAGTTGTTAGAGGGTTCTGTTCCGCTGGAAGAGTTGGATCTCAGTCGCAATGGATTTACGG GTTCAGTTCGTGTAATTAACTCTACAACTTTGAAAGTTCTGAACCTTTCTTCGAATCAGTTGTCTGGTGATTTGCCTTCATCTCTAAGAAGCTGTGAAATAGTCGATTTAAGTGGCAACACGATCTCTGGTGATATATCTGTTATGGAGAACTGGGAAGCCTCTTTGGTTGTTCTCAACTTGAGTTCAAACAAGTTGTCAGGAAGCCTGTCAAACTTGTCTCACTTTGAAGACTTAAACACCTTAAATCTTAGGAATAATTCCCTTACCGGTGCATTGCCTCCTCTATTGGTTACCTCTCCAAGATTATCTGTTGTTGAACTCAGTTTTAATCAACTCACTGGGCCTATTCCTGGTAGTTTCTTCACTTCTACAATATTGAAAAGCCTGAATCTTTCAGGAAATCATTTAAGTGGAGTAATTCCTCTTCAAGGTTCACGTGTTAATGAATTACTTGTTATGTCATCTTATCCGCAAATGGAGTCTCTTGATCTCTCCTACAATTCTTTGACTGGTGGTTTGCCTTCAGAGATTG GAAACAGGTTGCTAATTTTCCCTCATGGCATGCCATCAGCAAACTCTGCTCAAGTTCAGCCCCCTGATCATGCTGGACATCATAACTCAAAGAGCAATGTTAGAGTATCAATTATTGTTGCCTCAGTTGTAGCTGCTGTAATGATTGTTTTTGTATTATTGGCTTATCACCGAGCGCAAGTTAAAGAATTTCGTGGAAGAAGTGGATTTAGTGAAACAACTACTGCAGGTGATGCTAAGTTGGGCAGGTTTTCCCGACCTTCTGTTTTCAAGTTCCACTCTAATGTTCAAACACCACAAACTTCGTTGAGCTTTTCAAATGATCACTTGCTTACTTCAAAATCTAGGTCATTGTCTGGACGGCAAGAATTTGTTGCTGAAATTGTTGAGCATGATGCACCTGAGAGAGCCACAACCTCTTCGGCTTATGTGAATACTAATCTTCTAGATAATGAGCCAACAACATCTGGGAGGAAATCCTCCCCAGGCTCTCCATTACCATCATCGCCACATTTTATAGAATCATGTGAACAGCCTGCGATATTGGATGTGTACTCACCAGATCGTTTGGTTGGAGAATTGTTCTTTCTGGATACTTCTTTAAAATTCACTATTGAGGAGTTATCTCGAGCTCCAGCAGAAGTTCTTGGCAGAGGCAGCCATGGAACTCTATATAAAGCTACTCTGTGTGATGGGCATATGTTGACTGTGAAGTGGTTGCGTGTAGGGTTGGttaaaaataagaaagaatttGCTAAGGAAGTAAAAAAGATAGGATCTGTAAGGCAGCCTAACTTTGTCCCCGTCCGAGCATACTATTGGGGGCCGAGGGAACAAGAGAGACTTCTCCTAGCAGATTATATTGACTGTGATAGTTTGGCTTTGCATCTCTATG AGACTACTCCTCGGAGGTACTCCCCGTTGTCATTTAGCCAAAGACTGAAAATTGGCGTAGAAGTTGCTCGGTGTTTGTTATACCTCCACGATAGAGGCCTGGCACATGGAAACCTAAAACCGACGAATATACTCCTTACTGACTCCAATTACCATGTTTGCATCACTGATTATTGCCTTCACCGGCTGATGACACCAACTGGCACTGCGGAGCAGATATTGAATCTGGGAGCCCTTGGATATCGTGCTCCAGAGCTGGCTCTTGCATCTAAACCAGTCCCATCACTGAAGGCAGATGTGTATGCTTTTGGAGTGATCCTGATGGAATTGTTAACGAGAAGAAGTGCGGGAGACATAATATCGGGACAATCAGGAGCAGTCGATCTGACAGATTGGGTTAAATTGTGTGATGAAGAAGGGCGGGGAATGGACTGTATTGAT
- the LOC107911490 gene encoding probable inactive receptor kinase At5g10020 isoform X1 → MNLSISFAFSSYLLLLLLFSGVASASGFDPSELRSLLEFKKGIKTDPFDKVLSVWDPDSRPDPTSWTGVTRDPNSGSIVSLNLDRLGLVGDLKFHTLTPLKNLQNLSLSGNAFTGRVAPALGSITSLQHLDLSNNQFIGTIPGRITDLYGLNYLNLSGNKFDGGLPAGFRDLQQLRVLDLHNNALRGDIGQLFTELRNVEHVDLSYNAFYGGLSVAVENVSSLANTARFVNLSHNQLNGGFFKEEAIGLFKNLQVLDLGDNLIAGSLPSFGSLPGLRVLRLGTNQLFGPVPVELLEGSVPLEELDLSRNGFTGSVRVINSTTLKVLNLSSNQLSGDLPSSLRSCEIVDLSGNTISGDISVMENWEASLVVLNLSSNKLSGSLSNLSHFEDLNTLNLRNNSLTGALPPLLVTSPRLSVVELSFNQLTGPIPGSFFTSTILKSLNLSGNHLSGVIPLQGSRVNELLVMSSYPQMESLDLSYNSLTGGLPSEIGNIAALKLLNLANNDLSGQLPSELSKLSNLEYLDLSGNNFKGKIPDRLSTSLNGFNVSYNDLSGPIPENLRGFPLSSFSPGNRLLIFPHGMPSANSAQVQPPDHAGHHNSKSNVRVSIIVASVVAAVMIVFVLLAYHRAQVKEFRGRSGFSETTTAGDAKLGRFSRPSVFKFHSNVQTPQTSLSFSNDHLLTSKSRSLSGRQEFVAEIVEHDAPERATTSSAYVNTNLLDNEPTTSGRKSSPGSPLPSSPHFIESCEQPAILDVYSPDRLVGELFFLDTSLKFTIEELSRAPAEVLGRGSHGTLYKATLCDGHMLTVKWLRVGLVKNKKEFAKEVKKIGSVRQPNFVPVRAYYWGPREQERLLLADYIDCDSLALHLYETTPRRYSPLSFSQRLKIGVEVARCLLYLHDRGLAHGNLKPTNILLTDSNYHVCITDYCLHRLMTPTGTAEQILNLGALGYRAPELALASKPVPSLKADVYAFGVILMELLTRRSAGDIISGQSGAVDLTDWVKLCDEEGRGMDCIDRDIAGGEEHTKAMDELLAISLKCILPVNERPNIRQVFEDLCSISV, encoded by the exons ATGAATCTCTCTATTTCTTTCGCTTTCTCTTCTTATCTTCTTTTGTTACTGTTGTTTTCGGGAGTAGCCTCTGCATCTGGCTTCGACCCGTCGGAGCTCCGATCTTTACTCGAGTTCAAAAAAGGCATCAAAACCGATCCCTTTGATAAGGTACTCTCCGTATGGGATCCGGATTCCCGACCCGACCCTACTTCATGGACCGGCGTCACCCGCGACCCCAATTCTGGTTCTATCGTTTCCCTCAACTTAGATCGTCTCGGCCTTGTCGGAGACCTCAAGTTCCACACTCTCACTCCCCTCAAGAACCTCCAAAACCTCTCCTTGTCAGGTAACGCTTTCACGGGTCGGGTCGCACCCGCATTGGGGTCGATAACCTCTCTGCAACATTTGGATCTGTCCAATAATCAGTTCATCGGCACGATCCCTGGACGGATCACGGACCTTTACGggttaaattacttgaatttgTCGGGTAACAAGTTCGACGGTGGGTTACCGGCTGGGTTCCGAGATTTACAGCAATTAAGAGTGTTAGATTTACACAACAATGCGCTTCGAGGCGATATAGGCCAGTTATTCACTGAGTTAAGGAATGTTGAACACGTTGATTTAAGTTATAACGCGTTTTATGGGGGCCTGTCTGTGGCAGTTGAAAATGTGTCTAGTTTGGCCAATACAGCGCGCTTTGTGAACTTGAGTCACAATCAGTTGAATGGTGGGTTTTTCAAAGAGGAAGCGATTGGGTTGTTTAAGAATTTGCAAGTTTTGGATTTGGGTGATAATTTGATTGCTGGGTCGTTGCCAAGTTTCGGGTCGTTGCCGGGTTTACGGGTTTTGAGGTTGGGAACAAATCAGCTCTTCGGCCCGGTGCCAGTGGAGTTGTTAGAGGGTTCTGTTCCGCTGGAAGAGTTGGATCTCAGTCGCAATGGATTTACGG GTTCAGTTCGTGTAATTAACTCTACAACTTTGAAAGTTCTGAACCTTTCTTCGAATCAGTTGTCTGGTGATTTGCCTTCATCTCTAAGAAGCTGTGAAATAGTCGATTTAAGTGGCAACACGATCTCTGGTGATATATCTGTTATGGAGAACTGGGAAGCCTCTTTGGTTGTTCTCAACTTGAGTTCAAACAAGTTGTCAGGAAGCCTGTCAAACTTGTCTCACTTTGAAGACTTAAACACCTTAAATCTTAGGAATAATTCCCTTACCGGTGCATTGCCTCCTCTATTGGTTACCTCTCCAAGATTATCTGTTGTTGAACTCAGTTTTAATCAACTCACTGGGCCTATTCCTGGTAGTTTCTTCACTTCTACAATATTGAAAAGCCTGAATCTTTCAGGAAATCATTTAAGTGGAGTAATTCCTCTTCAAGGTTCACGTGTTAATGAATTACTTGTTATGTCATCTTATCCGCAAATGGAGTCTCTTGATCTCTCCTACAATTCTTTGACTGGTGGTTTGCCTTCAGAGATTGGTAATATAGCTGCCCTCAAACTGCTGAATCTTGCAAACAATGACTTATCAGGCCAGCTGCCTAGTGAATTAAGCAAACTTAGTAATCTGGAATACCTTGATTTATCTGGAAACAACTTTAAAGGAAAAATCCCTGACAGGCTTTCAACCAGTCTTAATGGATTTAATGTGTCCTATAATGATCTGTCAGGTCCTATTCCGGAAAATTTGAGAGGCTTTCctctatcttcattttctccagGAAACAGGTTGCTAATTTTCCCTCATGGCATGCCATCAGCAAACTCTGCTCAAGTTCAGCCCCCTGATCATGCTGGACATCATAACTCAAAGAGCAATGTTAGAGTATCAATTATTGTTGCCTCAGTTGTAGCTGCTGTAATGATTGTTTTTGTATTATTGGCTTATCACCGAGCGCAAGTTAAAGAATTTCGTGGAAGAAGTGGATTTAGTGAAACAACTACTGCAGGTGATGCTAAGTTGGGCAGGTTTTCCCGACCTTCTGTTTTCAAGTTCCACTCTAATGTTCAAACACCACAAACTTCGTTGAGCTTTTCAAATGATCACTTGCTTACTTCAAAATCTAGGTCATTGTCTGGACGGCAAGAATTTGTTGCTGAAATTGTTGAGCATGATGCACCTGAGAGAGCCACAACCTCTTCGGCTTATGTGAATACTAATCTTCTAGATAATGAGCCAACAACATCTGGGAGGAAATCCTCCCCAGGCTCTCCATTACCATCATCGCCACATTTTATAGAATCATGTGAACAGCCTGCGATATTGGATGTGTACTCACCAGATCGTTTGGTTGGAGAATTGTTCTTTCTGGATACTTCTTTAAAATTCACTATTGAGGAGTTATCTCGAGCTCCAGCAGAAGTTCTTGGCAGAGGCAGCCATGGAACTCTATATAAAGCTACTCTGTGTGATGGGCATATGTTGACTGTGAAGTGGTTGCGTGTAGGGTTGGttaaaaataagaaagaatttGCTAAGGAAGTAAAAAAGATAGGATCTGTAAGGCAGCCTAACTTTGTCCCCGTCCGAGCATACTATTGGGGGCCGAGGGAACAAGAGAGACTTCTCCTAGCAGATTATATTGACTGTGATAGTTTGGCTTTGCATCTCTATG AGACTACTCCTCGGAGGTACTCCCCGTTGTCATTTAGCCAAAGACTGAAAATTGGCGTAGAAGTTGCTCGGTGTTTGTTATACCTCCACGATAGAGGCCTGGCACATGGAAACCTAAAACCGACGAATATACTCCTTACTGACTCCAATTACCATGTTTGCATCACTGATTATTGCCTTCACCGGCTGATGACACCAACTGGCACTGCGGAGCAGATATTGAATCTGGGAGCCCTTGGATATCGTGCTCCAGAGCTGGCTCTTGCATCTAAACCAGTCCCATCACTGAAGGCAGATGTGTATGCTTTTGGAGTGATCCTGATGGAATTGTTAACGAGAAGAAGTGCGGGAGACATAATATCGGGACAATCAGGAGCAGTCGATCTGACAGATTGGGTTAAATTGTGTGATGAAGAAGGGCGGGGAATGGACTGTATTGAT
- the LOC107911490 gene encoding probable inactive receptor kinase At5g10020 isoform X3 — protein MNLSISFAFSSYLLLLLLFSGVASASGFDPSELRSLLEFKKGIKTDPFDKVLSVWDPDSRPDPTSWTGVTRDPNSGSIVSLNLDRLGLVGDLKFHTLTPLKNLQNLSLSGNAFTGRVAPALGSITSLQHLDLSNNQFIGTIPGRITDLYGLNYLNLSGNKFDGGLPAGFRDLQQLRVLDLHNNALRGDIGQLFTELRNVEHVDLSYNAFYGGLSVAVENVSSLANTARFVNLSHNQLNGGFFKEEAIGLFKNLQVLDLGDNLIAGSLPSFGSLPGLRVLRLGTNQLFGPVPVELLEGSVPLEELDLSRNGFTGSVRVINSTTLKVLNLSSNQLSGDLPSSLRSCEIVDLSGNTISGDISVMENWEASLVVLNLSSNKLSGSLSNLSHFEDLNTLNLRNNSLTGALPPLLVTSPRLSVVELSFNQLTGPIPGSFFTSTILKSLNLSGNHLSGVIPLQGSRVNELLVMSSYPQMESLDLSYNSLTGGLPSEIGNIAALKLLNLANNDLSGQLPSELSKLSNLEYLDLSGNNFKGKIPDRLSTSLNGFNVSYNDLSGPIPENLRGFPLSSFSPGNRLLIFPHGMPSANSAQVQPPDHAGHHNSKSNVRVSIIVASVVAAVMIVFVLLAYHRAQVKEFRGRSGFSETTTAGDAKLGRFSRPSVFKFHSNVQTPQTSLSFSNDHLLTSKSRSLSGRQEFVAEIVEHDAPERATTSSAYVNTNLLDNEPTTSGRKSSPGSPLPSSPHFIESCEQPAILDVYSPDRLVGELFFLDTSLKFTIEELSRAPAEVLGRGSHGTLYKATLCDGHMLTVKWLRVGLVKNKKEFAKEVKKIGSVRQPNFVPVRAYYWGPREQERLLLADYIDCDSLALHLYAQGNLLYKILEVKQHGSRQEMIALI, from the exons ATGAATCTCTCTATTTCTTTCGCTTTCTCTTCTTATCTTCTTTTGTTACTGTTGTTTTCGGGAGTAGCCTCTGCATCTGGCTTCGACCCGTCGGAGCTCCGATCTTTACTCGAGTTCAAAAAAGGCATCAAAACCGATCCCTTTGATAAGGTACTCTCCGTATGGGATCCGGATTCCCGACCCGACCCTACTTCATGGACCGGCGTCACCCGCGACCCCAATTCTGGTTCTATCGTTTCCCTCAACTTAGATCGTCTCGGCCTTGTCGGAGACCTCAAGTTCCACACTCTCACTCCCCTCAAGAACCTCCAAAACCTCTCCTTGTCAGGTAACGCTTTCACGGGTCGGGTCGCACCCGCATTGGGGTCGATAACCTCTCTGCAACATTTGGATCTGTCCAATAATCAGTTCATCGGCACGATCCCTGGACGGATCACGGACCTTTACGggttaaattacttgaatttgTCGGGTAACAAGTTCGACGGTGGGTTACCGGCTGGGTTCCGAGATTTACAGCAATTAAGAGTGTTAGATTTACACAACAATGCGCTTCGAGGCGATATAGGCCAGTTATTCACTGAGTTAAGGAATGTTGAACACGTTGATTTAAGTTATAACGCGTTTTATGGGGGCCTGTCTGTGGCAGTTGAAAATGTGTCTAGTTTGGCCAATACAGCGCGCTTTGTGAACTTGAGTCACAATCAGTTGAATGGTGGGTTTTTCAAAGAGGAAGCGATTGGGTTGTTTAAGAATTTGCAAGTTTTGGATTTGGGTGATAATTTGATTGCTGGGTCGTTGCCAAGTTTCGGGTCGTTGCCGGGTTTACGGGTTTTGAGGTTGGGAACAAATCAGCTCTTCGGCCCGGTGCCAGTGGAGTTGTTAGAGGGTTCTGTTCCGCTGGAAGAGTTGGATCTCAGTCGCAATGGATTTACGG GTTCAGTTCGTGTAATTAACTCTACAACTTTGAAAGTTCTGAACCTTTCTTCGAATCAGTTGTCTGGTGATTTGCCTTCATCTCTAAGAAGCTGTGAAATAGTCGATTTAAGTGGCAACACGATCTCTGGTGATATATCTGTTATGGAGAACTGGGAAGCCTCTTTGGTTGTTCTCAACTTGAGTTCAAACAAGTTGTCAGGAAGCCTGTCAAACTTGTCTCACTTTGAAGACTTAAACACCTTAAATCTTAGGAATAATTCCCTTACCGGTGCATTGCCTCCTCTATTGGTTACCTCTCCAAGATTATCTGTTGTTGAACTCAGTTTTAATCAACTCACTGGGCCTATTCCTGGTAGTTTCTTCACTTCTACAATATTGAAAAGCCTGAATCTTTCAGGAAATCATTTAAGTGGAGTAATTCCTCTTCAAGGTTCACGTGTTAATGAATTACTTGTTATGTCATCTTATCCGCAAATGGAGTCTCTTGATCTCTCCTACAATTCTTTGACTGGTGGTTTGCCTTCAGAGATTGGTAATATAGCTGCCCTCAAACTGCTGAATCTTGCAAACAATGACTTATCAGGCCAGCTGCCTAGTGAATTAAGCAAACTTAGTAATCTGGAATACCTTGATTTATCTGGAAACAACTTTAAAGGAAAAATCCCTGACAGGCTTTCAACCAGTCTTAATGGATTTAATGTGTCCTATAATGATCTGTCAGGTCCTATTCCGGAAAATTTGAGAGGCTTTCctctatcttcattttctccagGAAACAGGTTGCTAATTTTCCCTCATGGCATGCCATCAGCAAACTCTGCTCAAGTTCAGCCCCCTGATCATGCTGGACATCATAACTCAAAGAGCAATGTTAGAGTATCAATTATTGTTGCCTCAGTTGTAGCTGCTGTAATGATTGTTTTTGTATTATTGGCTTATCACCGAGCGCAAGTTAAAGAATTTCGTGGAAGAAGTGGATTTAGTGAAACAACTACTGCAGGTGATGCTAAGTTGGGCAGGTTTTCCCGACCTTCTGTTTTCAAGTTCCACTCTAATGTTCAAACACCACAAACTTCGTTGAGCTTTTCAAATGATCACTTGCTTACTTCAAAATCTAGGTCATTGTCTGGACGGCAAGAATTTGTTGCTGAAATTGTTGAGCATGATGCACCTGAGAGAGCCACAACCTCTTCGGCTTATGTGAATACTAATCTTCTAGATAATGAGCCAACAACATCTGGGAGGAAATCCTCCCCAGGCTCTCCATTACCATCATCGCCACATTTTATAGAATCATGTGAACAGCCTGCGATATTGGATGTGTACTCACCAGATCGTTTGGTTGGAGAATTGTTCTTTCTGGATACTTCTTTAAAATTCACTATTGAGGAGTTATCTCGAGCTCCAGCAGAAGTTCTTGGCAGAGGCAGCCATGGAACTCTATATAAAGCTACTCTGTGTGATGGGCATATGTTGACTGTGAAGTGGTTGCGTGTAGGGTTGGttaaaaataagaaagaatttGCTAAGGAAGTAAAAAAGATAGGATCTGTAAGGCAGCCTAACTTTGTCCCCGTCCGAGCATACTATTGGGGGCCGAGGGAACAAGAGAGACTTCTCCTAGCAGATTATATTGACTGTGATAGTTTGGCTTTGCATCTCTATG CACAGGGAAATCTTTTGTACAAAATCTTGGAGGTCAAACAACATGGCAGTAGGCAAGAAATGATTGCACTAATTTGA